A region from the Excalfactoria chinensis isolate bCotChi1 chromosome 24, bCotChi1.hap2, whole genome shotgun sequence genome encodes:
- the FAM187A gene encoding Ig-like V-type domain-containing protein FAM187A has protein sequence MEMWLLGAVLLYMADVLHSFAIEEKEDVFRRMVCPAFLMFDNAAYLADMTFELPCNCKPEEVSNVVWYFQKSMGGHETTVLTDFSGNMVLDSGHIHVGTDVLKRFTIRMFSLIIFRAQMSDSGHYLCGTKKGDFFYGYDVDVQPTKHITVAFLDIGQHVQDDYTRKAFSIFTTFWDWTKCDRCGVRGEQRRIGLCYMQSTRLNPRYRTVLPNVTSCGSRAVPARFQRSGRRWKPEVAIRSCMTPCEQEDNPQEGVQAISNIIYKLGQKPWLPSVPTQYYKHPLGRDLVIACPGARPEHAVAWDKDSQRLYRSRYLVGVNRTMRVFIDHGNHLHIRRVRFSDRGTYFCWREGKLVAGLRLRVFYQAKRRRKLDDPETIYIIKAISVSYILIAAIFMGIHLCRCCCWRMLRSSART, from the coding sequence ATGGAGAtgtggctgctgggagctgttctCCTCTACATGGCTGATGTTCTCCACTCTTTTGCGATTGAGGAGAAAGAAGATGTATTCCGGCGCATGGTATGTCCTGCTTTCCTGATGTTTGACAATGCTGCCTACTTGGCCGACATGACCTTCGAGCTCCCCTGCAACTGCAAGCCCGAGGAGGTCTCCAACGTCGTCTGGTATTTCCAGAAGAGCATGGGAGGCCACGAAACCACCGTCCTGACAGACTTTTCTGGCAACATGGTGCTCGACTCAGGCCACATCCACGTGGGCACTGACGTGCTGAAGCGTTTCACCATCCGGATGTTCAGCCTCATCATTTTCCGCGCCCAGATGTCAGATTCAGGCCATTACCTGTGTGGCACCAagaaaggggattttttttatgGCTACGACGTGGATGTGCAGCCCACCAAACACATCACAGTGGCATTCTTGGACATAGGACAGCACGTCCAGGATGATTACACAAGGAAGGCCTTCAGCATCTTCACCACCTTCTGGGACTGGACCAAATGCGACCGCTGCGGGGTGCGAGGTGAGCAGCGGCGCATCGGGCTCTGCTACATGCAGAGCACCCGGCTGAACCCGCGCTACCGCACCGTGCTGCCCAACGTCACCTCCTGTGGCTCCAGGGCTGTTCCTGCACGGTTCCAGCGCTCCGGCCGCCGCTGGAAGCCTGAGGTGGCGATCCGGAGCTGCATGACCCCATGTGAGCAGGAGGACAACCCACAGGAGGGCGTGCAGGCCATCTCCAACATCATCTACAAGCTGGGCCAGAAGCCCTGGCTGCCCAGTGTCCCCACGCAGTACTACAAGCACCCGCTTGGGAGGGATCTGGTCATTGCCTGCCCCGGGGCCCGACCCGAGCATGCTGTGGCGTGGGACAAGGACTCTCAGCGGCTCTACCGCTCCCGCTACCTCGTGGGTGTCAACAGGACCATGAGAGTCTTCATCGACCACGGAAACCACCTGCACATCCGGCGGGTCCGCTTCAGTGACAGAGGCACCTACTTCTGCTGGAGGGAGGGCAAACTGGTGGCCGGCCTGCGGCTCAGGGTCTTCTACCAGGCCAAGCGCCGCCGCAAGCTCGATGACCCCGAGACCATTTACATCATCAAGGCCATCAGTGTGAGCTACATCCTCATTGCAGCCATCTTCATGGGCATCCACTTgtgccgctgctgctgctggcggaTGCTGCGGTCCTCAGCGAGGACGTAG
- the DNAAF19 gene encoding dynein axonemal assembly factor 19, whose product MEAGGAVDMAALRAELRAALEADEKHERENSAKLRAVRQRLASYREFRDIVLASHLRPLEKKDKMGNKRNVLWNPCAGHTRDQQATEVEITQELEQLPRTSAEFYRDWRRCFQSGKEKYQLLLKLEGKALSRIFQAELGFGLLGEFLTVLAENVCHEDRDAVLQILHSLSGTKRFGLNLDLLSTSEKESTRDLFRKLQSMSGGYCSPGHPCGEVEGEAHPTNTSLQEEAEERRVMELMRCYQVS is encoded by the exons ATGGAGGCGGGCGGAGCGGTGGATATGGCCGCGCTGCGGGCCGAGCTGCGGGCCGCGCTGGAGGCCGACGAGAAGCACGAGAGGGAGAACAGCGCCAAGCTGCGCGCCGTGCGGCAACGCCTGGCCTCATACCGGGAGTTCAG GGACATCGTGCTGGCATCACACCTGAGGCCTCTAGAGAAGAAGGACAAGATGGGGAACAAGAGAAACGTGCTGTGGAACCCTTGTGCAGGCCACACGAGGGACCAGCAAGCCACTGAGGTGGAGATAACACAG gaGCTGGAGCAACTGCCCAGAACCTCTGCCGAATTTTACAGAGATTGGCGCAGATGCTTCCAAAGcggaaaagaaaaataccagctTTTGCTTAAACTGGAGGGGAAGGCCTTGAGCAGAATCTTTCAGGCTGAGTTGGGTTTTGGCCTCCTGGGTGAGTTCCTTACCGTGCTGGCAGAGAACGTCTGCCATGAAGACAGAGATGCTGTCCTTCAGATCTTACACAGCCTTTCCGGCACCAAACGCTTTGGGTTAAACCTGGATCTTCTGAGCACGTCGGAGAAGGAGAGCACCAGGGATCTGTTTAGGAAGCTGCAGAGCATGAGTGGGGGTTATTGCAGCCCTGGCCATCCCTGTGGCGAAGTAGAGGGGGAAGCCCACCCCACCAACACCAGTTTGCAGGAGGAAGCTGAGGAAAGAAGAGTGATGGAGCTGATGAGGTGTTACCAGGTCAgctga